A window of the Salmo trutta chromosome 25, fSalTru1.1, whole genome shotgun sequence genome harbors these coding sequences:
- the LOC115162547 gene encoding sentrin-specific protease 6 isoform X1 produces the protein MKKRWANKPLKKSLKGNAIGLNMLGIGKMPSSQTEAVHFSTVLNRSDYYFLSQVPSPGVVVQGSIFQHAFTPALVLQNNGQRIDGALCLQTEESPKKNPSLLQPAVVLSGDDKEVTSVCSGTPTSGTSHSSPTPSGVSLETVADDDDFTSNYFTNSKTRLPRKKRMKDPFGKLVPDKPTTKRRRVKQNHPTSPPPKKTSADISEGIDVVCRCVRVGTMCRTPPKHVTFTTEYIQIDEQVRLWSYSLASCAWCHARSLPALFLKTTSGESQRLRLLLKMSRANRCAWYDSKGQHLGENYIILVFENMLSDLEKVELEKIFREIGRANKAPEDFTVQLPFVEANRILMHSSHLNPEKQQFLDSICGSSKQTLSSKPLAPRWIAPAPQLISLAPPQIYFARPQISPPPACLSPPPACLSPPPACLSPAPIQVLDDDEIVEIESTFKGPVKRIILYPPPPARGGISVTNEDLHCLNEGEFLNDVIIDFYLKYLVSAMLKEEDANRSHMFSSFFYKCLTQTEQRKTPCSEDLPVKKRRHNRVRTWTRNVDLFQKDFIFVPINESAHWFLAVICFPGLEDLQQEPLSPHSPFPAWLEEAESSLDKCFLMDYTSPNPMSLFFSPPGSSTRGQPGPEAPDCDLTIGVRLCVCSNGGGGEELESVMKELSVSPTTTGVHGLGLIKKQLLSDDCNGYEMEKDIFAFSSLQDSNQDQCNESEQQDSADVSSQSTTCKQPCILIMDSLGGHVRSGVVKILQEYLEVEWEVRKGSLRSFSEDSMRGSNPQVPQQDNYSDCGVYLLQYVESFFQNPPKDFEPPMDLKEWFPLMLVKRKRADIRKLVLKIQHQQEDTNDSTSI, from the exons ATGAAAAAACGTTGGGCAAATAAACCTTTGAAAAAATCCCTCAAAGGAAATGCCATTGGACTCAATATGTTGGGAATTGGCAAGATGCCTAG CTCTCAAACTGAAGCAGTGCATTTCAGCACAGTCCTCAACCGCAGTGACTACTACTTTCTGAGCCAGGTACCCTCTCCAGGAGTGGTTGTCCAAGGCAGCATCTTCCAACATGCGTTTACCCCTGCTTTAGTGCTTCAGAATAATGGCCAAAG GATTGACGGCGCACTATGTCTTCAAACAGAAGAATCGCCCAAGAAAAATCCTTCTCTCCTACAACCTGCAG ttgtgttgtcaggTGATGACAAGGAAGTAACCTCAGTCTGTTCTGGTACGCCAACGTCAGGGACTAGTCACTCCTCACCAACGCCCTCTGGTGTCAGTTTGGAGACAGTCGCTGATGACGATGACTTCACAAGCAATTACTTTACCAACTCCAAAACCAGACTACCAAGGAAGAAGCGAATGAAAGACCCG TTTGGAAAGTTGGTCCCAGACAAACCCACCACAAAACGGCGAAGAGTCAAACAGAACCATCCCACATCACCTCCTCCTAAAAAGACATCTGCTGACATTTCTGAGGGGATTGATGTGGTCTGCAGATGTGTGAGAGTGGGGACAATGTGCAGGACACCTCCCAAGCATGTCACC TTTACAACCGAGTACATCCAGATTGATGAACAAG TGCGGCTGTGGTCGTATAGTCTGGCCAGCTGTGCATGGTGCCATGCCCGAAGCTTGCCTGCCCTTTTCCTCAAGACCACCTCAGGGGAGTCCCAGCGCCTCCGCCTTCTCCTCAAGATGTCCCGAGCCAACAGGTGTGCCTGGTATGACAGCAAGGGCCAAC ATCTCGGCGAGAACTACATAATCTTAGTGTTTGAGAATATGCTGTCTGACCTGGAGAAAGTTGAACTGGAGAAAATCTTCAGAGAAATTGGCAGAGCAAATAAAGCTCCTGAGGATTTCACAGTACAATTGCCATTTGTGGAGGCCAACCGAATACTGATGCATTCCTCCCATCTAAACCCAGAGAAG CAGCAGTTTTTGGATTCCATTTGTGGCTCCAGTAAACAGACACTATCTTCCAAGCCTCTTGCCCCAAGATGGATTGCACCTGCCCCACAACTGATCTCTCTTGCCCCACCACAAATCTATTTTGCCCGACCACAGATCTCTCCTCCCCCAGCATGCCTGTCTCCTCCCCCAGCATGCCTGTCTCCTCCCCCAGCATGCCTGTCTCCTGCCCCAATACAAGTCTTGGATGATGATGAAATAGTGGAGATTGAATCAACCTTCAAAGGGCCAGTCAAGAG GATAATACTGTACCCACCTCCTCCAGCCAGAGGGGGGATCTCTGTCACCAATGAAGACCTGCACTGTCTCAACGAGGGAGAGTTCTTGAATGATGTCATCATTGACTTTTACCTGAA ATATTTGGTCTCTGCAATGCTGAAAGAGGAGGATGCCAACAGGAGTCACATGTTCAGCTCCTTCTTTTACAAGTGCCTCACCCAGACAGAGCAGAGAAAGACCCCATGCTCTGAGGACCTACC TGTGAAGAAAAGGAGACACAACCGAGTGAGAACATGGACCAGGAATGTTGACCTCTTCCAGAAGGACTTCATCTTTGTCCCCATAAATGAATC GGCACACTGGTTCCTGGCAGTCATCTGCTTCCCTGGCCTAGAGGACCTCCAGCAGGAGCCCCTGTCTCCACACTCCCCATTCCCAGCCTGGCTGGAGGAAGCAGAGAGCAGCTTGGACAAGTGCTTCCTGATGGACTACACCTCCCCCAACCCGATGTCCCTGTTCTTCAGCCCCCCAGGCAGCAGCACCAGGGGTCAGCCAGGCCCAGAAGCCCCAGACTGTGACCTCACCATAGgggtgaggctgtgtgtgtgctcaaacggTGGGGGCGGAGAGGAGCTGGAGTCGGTCATGAAGGAACTCAGTGTGAGCCCCACCACCACAGGGGTCCATGGTCTAGGTCTGATAAAGAAGCAGCTCCTCTCAG ATGATTGCAACGGATATGAAATGGAAAAGGATATCTTTGCCTTTTCTTCTCTTCAGGATTCAAATCAG GACCAGTGCAATGAGAGTGAACAGCAGGACAGTGCCGATGTCTCCTCCCAATCCACTACCTGTAAACA ACCTTGTATCCTGATCATGGATTCCCTAGGAGGCCATGTGAGATCGGGGGTCGTGAAGATCCTGCAAGA ATACTTAGAGGTGGAGTGGGAGGTGAGGAAAGGCAGTCTGAGGAGTTTCTCTGAAGATTCGATGAGGGGCTCAAACCCCCAGGTCCCTCAGCAGGACAACTACAGCGACTGTGGCGTTTACCTGCTTCAATATGTGGAGAGCTTTTTCCAG AATCCCCCAAAAGATTTTGAGCCGCCCATGGACCTGAAGGAATGGTTTCCACTGATGCTGGTGAAGCGCAAGCGAGCAGATATCAGGAAACTCGTCCTCAAAATTCAACATCAACAAGAGGACACAAATGACTCAACCTCCATTTAA
- the LOC115162547 gene encoding sentrin-specific protease 6 isoform X3 — protein MKKRWANKPLKKSLKGNAIGLNMLGIGKMPSSQTEAVHFSTVLNRSDYYFLSQVPSPGVVVQGSIFQHAFTPALVLQNNGQRIDGALCLQTEESPKKNPSLLQPAVVLSGDDKEVTSVCSGTPTSGTSHSSPTPSGVSLETVADDDDFTSNYFTNSKTRLPRKKRMKDPFGKLVPDKPTTKRRRVKQNHPTSPPPKKTSADISEGIDVVCRCVRVGTMCRTPPKHVTFTTEYIQIDEQVRLWSYSLASCAWCHARSLPALFLKTTSGESQRLRLLLKMSRANRCAWYDSKGQHLGENYIILVFENMLSDLEKVELEKIFREIGRANKAPEDFTVQLPFVEANRILMHSSHLNPEKQVSELITCPPKSPPRPASSFLHKISPPPACLSPPPACLSPPPACLSPAPIQVLDDDEIVEIESTFKGPVKRIILYPPPPARGGISVTNEDLHCLNEGEFLNDVIIDFYLKYLVSAMLKEEDANRSHMFSSFFYKCLTQTEQRKTPCSEDLPVKKRRHNRVRTWTRNVDLFQKDFIFVPINESAHWFLAVICFPGLEDLQQEPLSPHSPFPAWLEEAESSLDKCFLMDYTSPNPMSLFFSPPGSSTRGQPGPEAPDCDLTIGVRLCVCSNGGGGEELESVMKELSVSPTTTGVHGLGLIKKQLLSDDCNGYEMEKDIFAFSSLQDSNQDQCNESEQQDSADVSSQSTTCKQPCILIMDSLGGHVRSGVVKILQEYLEVEWEVRKGSLRSFSEDSMRGSNPQVPQQDNYSDCGVYLLQYVESFFQNPPKDFEPPMDLKEWFPLMLVKRKRADIRKLVLKIQHQQEDTNDSTSI, from the exons ATGAAAAAACGTTGGGCAAATAAACCTTTGAAAAAATCCCTCAAAGGAAATGCCATTGGACTCAATATGTTGGGAATTGGCAAGATGCCTAG CTCTCAAACTGAAGCAGTGCATTTCAGCACAGTCCTCAACCGCAGTGACTACTACTTTCTGAGCCAGGTACCCTCTCCAGGAGTGGTTGTCCAAGGCAGCATCTTCCAACATGCGTTTACCCCTGCTTTAGTGCTTCAGAATAATGGCCAAAG GATTGACGGCGCACTATGTCTTCAAACAGAAGAATCGCCCAAGAAAAATCCTTCTCTCCTACAACCTGCAG ttgtgttgtcaggTGATGACAAGGAAGTAACCTCAGTCTGTTCTGGTACGCCAACGTCAGGGACTAGTCACTCCTCACCAACGCCCTCTGGTGTCAGTTTGGAGACAGTCGCTGATGACGATGACTTCACAAGCAATTACTTTACCAACTCCAAAACCAGACTACCAAGGAAGAAGCGAATGAAAGACCCG TTTGGAAAGTTGGTCCCAGACAAACCCACCACAAAACGGCGAAGAGTCAAACAGAACCATCCCACATCACCTCCTCCTAAAAAGACATCTGCTGACATTTCTGAGGGGATTGATGTGGTCTGCAGATGTGTGAGAGTGGGGACAATGTGCAGGACACCTCCCAAGCATGTCACC TTTACAACCGAGTACATCCAGATTGATGAACAAG TGCGGCTGTGGTCGTATAGTCTGGCCAGCTGTGCATGGTGCCATGCCCGAAGCTTGCCTGCCCTTTTCCTCAAGACCACCTCAGGGGAGTCCCAGCGCCTCCGCCTTCTCCTCAAGATGTCCCGAGCCAACAGGTGTGCCTGGTATGACAGCAAGGGCCAAC ATCTCGGCGAGAACTACATAATCTTAGTGTTTGAGAATATGCTGTCTGACCTGGAGAAAGTTGAACTGGAGAAAATCTTCAGAGAAATTGGCAGAGCAAATAAAGCTCCTGAGGATTTCACAGTACAATTGCCATTTGTGGAGGCCAACCGAATACTGATGCATTCCTCCCATCTAAACCCAGAGAAG CAGGTTTCAGAGCTCATTACATGCCCACCTAAATCTCCTCCTCGCCCAGCTTCATCATTTCTGCATAAG ATCTCTCCTCCCCCAGCATGCCTGTCTCCTCCCCCAGCATGCCTGTCTCCTCCCCCAGCATGCCTGTCTCCTGCCCCAATACAAGTCTTGGATGATGATGAAATAGTGGAGATTGAATCAACCTTCAAAGGGCCAGTCAAGAG GATAATACTGTACCCACCTCCTCCAGCCAGAGGGGGGATCTCTGTCACCAATGAAGACCTGCACTGTCTCAACGAGGGAGAGTTCTTGAATGATGTCATCATTGACTTTTACCTGAA ATATTTGGTCTCTGCAATGCTGAAAGAGGAGGATGCCAACAGGAGTCACATGTTCAGCTCCTTCTTTTACAAGTGCCTCACCCAGACAGAGCAGAGAAAGACCCCATGCTCTGAGGACCTACC TGTGAAGAAAAGGAGACACAACCGAGTGAGAACATGGACCAGGAATGTTGACCTCTTCCAGAAGGACTTCATCTTTGTCCCCATAAATGAATC GGCACACTGGTTCCTGGCAGTCATCTGCTTCCCTGGCCTAGAGGACCTCCAGCAGGAGCCCCTGTCTCCACACTCCCCATTCCCAGCCTGGCTGGAGGAAGCAGAGAGCAGCTTGGACAAGTGCTTCCTGATGGACTACACCTCCCCCAACCCGATGTCCCTGTTCTTCAGCCCCCCAGGCAGCAGCACCAGGGGTCAGCCAGGCCCAGAAGCCCCAGACTGTGACCTCACCATAGgggtgaggctgtgtgtgtgctcaaacggTGGGGGCGGAGAGGAGCTGGAGTCGGTCATGAAGGAACTCAGTGTGAGCCCCACCACCACAGGGGTCCATGGTCTAGGTCTGATAAAGAAGCAGCTCCTCTCAG ATGATTGCAACGGATATGAAATGGAAAAGGATATCTTTGCCTTTTCTTCTCTTCAGGATTCAAATCAG GACCAGTGCAATGAGAGTGAACAGCAGGACAGTGCCGATGTCTCCTCCCAATCCACTACCTGTAAACA ACCTTGTATCCTGATCATGGATTCCCTAGGAGGCCATGTGAGATCGGGGGTCGTGAAGATCCTGCAAGA ATACTTAGAGGTGGAGTGGGAGGTGAGGAAAGGCAGTCTGAGGAGTTTCTCTGAAGATTCGATGAGGGGCTCAAACCCCCAGGTCCCTCAGCAGGACAACTACAGCGACTGTGGCGTTTACCTGCTTCAATATGTGGAGAGCTTTTTCCAG AATCCCCCAAAAGATTTTGAGCCGCCCATGGACCTGAAGGAATGGTTTCCACTGATGCTGGTGAAGCGCAAGCGAGCAGATATCAGGAAACTCGTCCTCAAAATTCAACATCAACAAGAGGACACAAATGACTCAACCTCCATTTAA
- the LOC115162547 gene encoding sentrin-specific protease 6 isoform X2: MKKRWANKPLKKSLKGNAIGLNMLGIGKMPSSQTEAVHFSTVLNRSDYYFLSQVPSPGVVVQGSIFQHAFTPALVLQNNGQRIDGALCLQTEESPKKNPSLLQPAVVLSGDDKEVTSVCSGTPTSGTSHSSPTPSGVSLETVADDDDFTSNYFTNSKTRLPRKKRMKDPFGKLVPDKPTTKRRRVKQNHPTSPPPKKTSADISEGIDVVCRCVRVGTMCRTPPKHVTFTTEYIQIDEQVRLWSYSLASCAWCHARSLPALFLKTTSGESQRLRLLLKMSRANRCAWYDSKGQHLGENYIILVFENMLSDLEKVELEKIFREIGRANKAPEDFTVQLPFVEANRILMHSSHLNPEKQFLDSICGSSKQTLSSKPLAPRWIAPAPQLISLAPPQIYFARPQISPPPACLSPPPACLSPPPACLSPAPIQVLDDDEIVEIESTFKGPVKRIILYPPPPARGGISVTNEDLHCLNEGEFLNDVIIDFYLKYLVSAMLKEEDANRSHMFSSFFYKCLTQTEQRKTPCSEDLPVKKRRHNRVRTWTRNVDLFQKDFIFVPINESAHWFLAVICFPGLEDLQQEPLSPHSPFPAWLEEAESSLDKCFLMDYTSPNPMSLFFSPPGSSTRGQPGPEAPDCDLTIGVRLCVCSNGGGGEELESVMKELSVSPTTTGVHGLGLIKKQLLSDDCNGYEMEKDIFAFSSLQDSNQDQCNESEQQDSADVSSQSTTCKQPCILIMDSLGGHVRSGVVKILQEYLEVEWEVRKGSLRSFSEDSMRGSNPQVPQQDNYSDCGVYLLQYVESFFQNPPKDFEPPMDLKEWFPLMLVKRKRADIRKLVLKIQHQQEDTNDSTSI, encoded by the exons ATGAAAAAACGTTGGGCAAATAAACCTTTGAAAAAATCCCTCAAAGGAAATGCCATTGGACTCAATATGTTGGGAATTGGCAAGATGCCTAG CTCTCAAACTGAAGCAGTGCATTTCAGCACAGTCCTCAACCGCAGTGACTACTACTTTCTGAGCCAGGTACCCTCTCCAGGAGTGGTTGTCCAAGGCAGCATCTTCCAACATGCGTTTACCCCTGCTTTAGTGCTTCAGAATAATGGCCAAAG GATTGACGGCGCACTATGTCTTCAAACAGAAGAATCGCCCAAGAAAAATCCTTCTCTCCTACAACCTGCAG ttgtgttgtcaggTGATGACAAGGAAGTAACCTCAGTCTGTTCTGGTACGCCAACGTCAGGGACTAGTCACTCCTCACCAACGCCCTCTGGTGTCAGTTTGGAGACAGTCGCTGATGACGATGACTTCACAAGCAATTACTTTACCAACTCCAAAACCAGACTACCAAGGAAGAAGCGAATGAAAGACCCG TTTGGAAAGTTGGTCCCAGACAAACCCACCACAAAACGGCGAAGAGTCAAACAGAACCATCCCACATCACCTCCTCCTAAAAAGACATCTGCTGACATTTCTGAGGGGATTGATGTGGTCTGCAGATGTGTGAGAGTGGGGACAATGTGCAGGACACCTCCCAAGCATGTCACC TTTACAACCGAGTACATCCAGATTGATGAACAAG TGCGGCTGTGGTCGTATAGTCTGGCCAGCTGTGCATGGTGCCATGCCCGAAGCTTGCCTGCCCTTTTCCTCAAGACCACCTCAGGGGAGTCCCAGCGCCTCCGCCTTCTCCTCAAGATGTCCCGAGCCAACAGGTGTGCCTGGTATGACAGCAAGGGCCAAC ATCTCGGCGAGAACTACATAATCTTAGTGTTTGAGAATATGCTGTCTGACCTGGAGAAAGTTGAACTGGAGAAAATCTTCAGAGAAATTGGCAGAGCAAATAAAGCTCCTGAGGATTTCACAGTACAATTGCCATTTGTGGAGGCCAACCGAATACTGATGCATTCCTCCCATCTAAACCCAGAGAAG CAGTTTTTGGATTCCATTTGTGGCTCCAGTAAACAGACACTATCTTCCAAGCCTCTTGCCCCAAGATGGATTGCACCTGCCCCACAACTGATCTCTCTTGCCCCACCACAAATCTATTTTGCCCGACCACAGATCTCTCCTCCCCCAGCATGCCTGTCTCCTCCCCCAGCATGCCTGTCTCCTCCCCCAGCATGCCTGTCTCCTGCCCCAATACAAGTCTTGGATGATGATGAAATAGTGGAGATTGAATCAACCTTCAAAGGGCCAGTCAAGAG GATAATACTGTACCCACCTCCTCCAGCCAGAGGGGGGATCTCTGTCACCAATGAAGACCTGCACTGTCTCAACGAGGGAGAGTTCTTGAATGATGTCATCATTGACTTTTACCTGAA ATATTTGGTCTCTGCAATGCTGAAAGAGGAGGATGCCAACAGGAGTCACATGTTCAGCTCCTTCTTTTACAAGTGCCTCACCCAGACAGAGCAGAGAAAGACCCCATGCTCTGAGGACCTACC TGTGAAGAAAAGGAGACACAACCGAGTGAGAACATGGACCAGGAATGTTGACCTCTTCCAGAAGGACTTCATCTTTGTCCCCATAAATGAATC GGCACACTGGTTCCTGGCAGTCATCTGCTTCCCTGGCCTAGAGGACCTCCAGCAGGAGCCCCTGTCTCCACACTCCCCATTCCCAGCCTGGCTGGAGGAAGCAGAGAGCAGCTTGGACAAGTGCTTCCTGATGGACTACACCTCCCCCAACCCGATGTCCCTGTTCTTCAGCCCCCCAGGCAGCAGCACCAGGGGTCAGCCAGGCCCAGAAGCCCCAGACTGTGACCTCACCATAGgggtgaggctgtgtgtgtgctcaaacggTGGGGGCGGAGAGGAGCTGGAGTCGGTCATGAAGGAACTCAGTGTGAGCCCCACCACCACAGGGGTCCATGGTCTAGGTCTGATAAAGAAGCAGCTCCTCTCAG ATGATTGCAACGGATATGAAATGGAAAAGGATATCTTTGCCTTTTCTTCTCTTCAGGATTCAAATCAG GACCAGTGCAATGAGAGTGAACAGCAGGACAGTGCCGATGTCTCCTCCCAATCCACTACCTGTAAACA ACCTTGTATCCTGATCATGGATTCCCTAGGAGGCCATGTGAGATCGGGGGTCGTGAAGATCCTGCAAGA ATACTTAGAGGTGGAGTGGGAGGTGAGGAAAGGCAGTCTGAGGAGTTTCTCTGAAGATTCGATGAGGGGCTCAAACCCCCAGGTCCCTCAGCAGGACAACTACAGCGACTGTGGCGTTTACCTGCTTCAATATGTGGAGAGCTTTTTCCAG AATCCCCCAAAAGATTTTGAGCCGCCCATGGACCTGAAGGAATGGTTTCCACTGATGCTGGTGAAGCGCAAGCGAGCAGATATCAGGAAACTCGTCCTCAAAATTCAACATCAACAAGAGGACACAAATGACTCAACCTCCATTTAA
- the LOC115162547 gene encoding sentrin-specific protease 6 isoform X4, translating into MAKEESPKKNPSLLQPAVVLSGDDKEVTSVCSGTPTSGTSHSSPTPSGVSLETVADDDDFTSNYFTNSKTRLPRKKRMKDPFGKLVPDKPTTKRRRVKQNHPTSPPPKKTSADISEGIDVVCRCVRVGTMCRTPPKHVTFTTEYIQIDEQVRLWSYSLASCAWCHARSLPALFLKTTSGESQRLRLLLKMSRANRCAWYDSKGQHLGENYIILVFENMLSDLEKVELEKIFREIGRANKAPEDFTVQLPFVEANRILMHSSHLNPEKQQFLDSICGSSKQTLSSKPLAPRWIAPAPQLISLAPPQIYFARPQISPPPACLSPPPACLSPPPACLSPAPIQVLDDDEIVEIESTFKGPVKRIILYPPPPARGGISVTNEDLHCLNEGEFLNDVIIDFYLKYLVSAMLKEEDANRSHMFSSFFYKCLTQTEQRKTPCSEDLPVKKRRHNRVRTWTRNVDLFQKDFIFVPINESAHWFLAVICFPGLEDLQQEPLSPHSPFPAWLEEAESSLDKCFLMDYTSPNPMSLFFSPPGSSTRGQPGPEAPDCDLTIGVRLCVCSNGGGGEELESVMKELSVSPTTTGVHGLGLIKKQLLSDDCNGYEMEKDIFAFSSLQDSNQDQCNESEQQDSADVSSQSTTCKQPCILIMDSLGGHVRSGVVKILQEYLEVEWEVRKGSLRSFSEDSMRGSNPQVPQQDNYSDCGVYLLQYVESFFQNPPKDFEPPMDLKEWFPLMLVKRKRADIRKLVLKIQHQQEDTNDSTSI; encoded by the exons ATGGCCAAAG AAGAATCGCCCAAGAAAAATCCTTCTCTCCTACAACCTGCAG ttgtgttgtcaggTGATGACAAGGAAGTAACCTCAGTCTGTTCTGGTACGCCAACGTCAGGGACTAGTCACTCCTCACCAACGCCCTCTGGTGTCAGTTTGGAGACAGTCGCTGATGACGATGACTTCACAAGCAATTACTTTACCAACTCCAAAACCAGACTACCAAGGAAGAAGCGAATGAAAGACCCG TTTGGAAAGTTGGTCCCAGACAAACCCACCACAAAACGGCGAAGAGTCAAACAGAACCATCCCACATCACCTCCTCCTAAAAAGACATCTGCTGACATTTCTGAGGGGATTGATGTGGTCTGCAGATGTGTGAGAGTGGGGACAATGTGCAGGACACCTCCCAAGCATGTCACC TTTACAACCGAGTACATCCAGATTGATGAACAAG TGCGGCTGTGGTCGTATAGTCTGGCCAGCTGTGCATGGTGCCATGCCCGAAGCTTGCCTGCCCTTTTCCTCAAGACCACCTCAGGGGAGTCCCAGCGCCTCCGCCTTCTCCTCAAGATGTCCCGAGCCAACAGGTGTGCCTGGTATGACAGCAAGGGCCAAC ATCTCGGCGAGAACTACATAATCTTAGTGTTTGAGAATATGCTGTCTGACCTGGAGAAAGTTGAACTGGAGAAAATCTTCAGAGAAATTGGCAGAGCAAATAAAGCTCCTGAGGATTTCACAGTACAATTGCCATTTGTGGAGGCCAACCGAATACTGATGCATTCCTCCCATCTAAACCCAGAGAAG CAGCAGTTTTTGGATTCCATTTGTGGCTCCAGTAAACAGACACTATCTTCCAAGCCTCTTGCCCCAAGATGGATTGCACCTGCCCCACAACTGATCTCTCTTGCCCCACCACAAATCTATTTTGCCCGACCACAGATCTCTCCTCCCCCAGCATGCCTGTCTCCTCCCCCAGCATGCCTGTCTCCTCCCCCAGCATGCCTGTCTCCTGCCCCAATACAAGTCTTGGATGATGATGAAATAGTGGAGATTGAATCAACCTTCAAAGGGCCAGTCAAGAG GATAATACTGTACCCACCTCCTCCAGCCAGAGGGGGGATCTCTGTCACCAATGAAGACCTGCACTGTCTCAACGAGGGAGAGTTCTTGAATGATGTCATCATTGACTTTTACCTGAA ATATTTGGTCTCTGCAATGCTGAAAGAGGAGGATGCCAACAGGAGTCACATGTTCAGCTCCTTCTTTTACAAGTGCCTCACCCAGACAGAGCAGAGAAAGACCCCATGCTCTGAGGACCTACC TGTGAAGAAAAGGAGACACAACCGAGTGAGAACATGGACCAGGAATGTTGACCTCTTCCAGAAGGACTTCATCTTTGTCCCCATAAATGAATC GGCACACTGGTTCCTGGCAGTCATCTGCTTCCCTGGCCTAGAGGACCTCCAGCAGGAGCCCCTGTCTCCACACTCCCCATTCCCAGCCTGGCTGGAGGAAGCAGAGAGCAGCTTGGACAAGTGCTTCCTGATGGACTACACCTCCCCCAACCCGATGTCCCTGTTCTTCAGCCCCCCAGGCAGCAGCACCAGGGGTCAGCCAGGCCCAGAAGCCCCAGACTGTGACCTCACCATAGgggtgaggctgtgtgtgtgctcaaacggTGGGGGCGGAGAGGAGCTGGAGTCGGTCATGAAGGAACTCAGTGTGAGCCCCACCACCACAGGGGTCCATGGTCTAGGTCTGATAAAGAAGCAGCTCCTCTCAG ATGATTGCAACGGATATGAAATGGAAAAGGATATCTTTGCCTTTTCTTCTCTTCAGGATTCAAATCAG GACCAGTGCAATGAGAGTGAACAGCAGGACAGTGCCGATGTCTCCTCCCAATCCACTACCTGTAAACA ACCTTGTATCCTGATCATGGATTCCCTAGGAGGCCATGTGAGATCGGGGGTCGTGAAGATCCTGCAAGA ATACTTAGAGGTGGAGTGGGAGGTGAGGAAAGGCAGTCTGAGGAGTTTCTCTGAAGATTCGATGAGGGGCTCAAACCCCCAGGTCCCTCAGCAGGACAACTACAGCGACTGTGGCGTTTACCTGCTTCAATATGTGGAGAGCTTTTTCCAG AATCCCCCAAAAGATTTTGAGCCGCCCATGGACCTGAAGGAATGGTTTCCACTGATGCTGGTGAAGCGCAAGCGAGCAGATATCAGGAAACTCGTCCTCAAAATTCAACATCAACAAGAGGACACAAATGACTCAACCTCCATTTAA